One stretch of Schlesneria sp. DSM 10557 DNA includes these proteins:
- a CDS encoding carbon starvation protein A has translation MLVIVLACAAILSVAYWTYGPILVRWLRLDPKATTPAYELQDDLDYAPLAPNELLSQHFSAIAAAGPIVGPILAGVWFGWLPALIWILVGSIFIGGVHDITSLVASIRHKARSIAEVVRDHMSRRAFLLFLSFVWLALVYIIIAFTDITAASFIGEQTLENGDVVTGAGIASSSLMYLALPIVMGILMRYAKLSVGWATLIFLPLVGVSIWAGQYLPVSMTDILRTFVPTADDRMAHKTWDILLLVYCCIASVVPMWLLLQPRGHLGGYFLYVALAAGAIGLLFGGAKVEYPMFNSWTTPDGQTLFPVLFITIACGACSGFHSLIASGTTSKQLRYETDAKLIGYGAMLLEAMVAIVSLSCVMILSRDASLLKNPQPNLIYAQGIGALLEQFSEFVRRTGWSSFHLSSQLTVSFALMAFTTFVYDTLDVCTRLGRYIIQELTGWHDAKGRWLGTLLTAGVPAFFVMQTIHGMDGKPAPLWRIFWSLFGASNQLLAALSLLGVTVWLWRTRREIWVLFAVGLPTVFMYTMSIWALGRMIYAYVRQLSGPQAPQQTTYILLGISTLLLFLALAMLVEAIIALTQRDKGQTDEQRGVPLVDDVKAWSGT, from the coding sequence ATGCTCGTAATCGTGTTGGCTTGTGCAGCGATTCTTTCAGTCGCTTACTGGACCTACGGCCCCATCCTGGTTCGGTGGCTGCGACTGGATCCCAAAGCCACGACGCCGGCGTACGAGCTGCAGGACGATCTGGACTACGCGCCGCTGGCTCCGAATGAACTGCTCAGTCAACACTTTTCGGCCATCGCTGCCGCGGGGCCGATTGTGGGACCGATTCTGGCAGGAGTCTGGTTTGGCTGGCTGCCGGCACTGATCTGGATTCTGGTCGGTTCGATCTTCATCGGCGGTGTGCACGACATCACGTCGCTGGTCGCGTCGATTCGACACAAGGCGAGATCCATTGCCGAAGTAGTGCGGGACCACATGAGTCGTCGCGCGTTCCTGCTGTTCCTCAGTTTTGTCTGGCTGGCGCTCGTTTACATCATTATCGCCTTCACCGACATCACTGCGGCGTCATTCATAGGTGAACAGACGCTGGAGAACGGAGATGTGGTTACCGGAGCCGGGATCGCCTCGTCGTCATTAATGTATCTGGCACTTCCCATCGTGATGGGGATTCTGATGCGCTATGCCAAGCTTTCGGTTGGCTGGGCGACGCTGATCTTTCTGCCGCTCGTCGGTGTATCGATCTGGGCCGGACAATACCTGCCTGTCAGTATGACGGACATCCTGCGTACCTTTGTCCCCACTGCCGACGATCGGATGGCGCACAAGACCTGGGATATCCTGCTGCTGGTCTACTGCTGTATTGCCTCGGTGGTCCCCATGTGGCTGCTGCTGCAGCCGCGCGGACACCTGGGAGGCTATTTCCTCTACGTCGCGCTGGCCGCGGGAGCGATCGGACTACTGTTCGGCGGGGCGAAGGTCGAATATCCCATGTTTAATTCATGGACCACGCCTGACGGGCAGACCCTGTTTCCCGTCCTGTTCATCACGATCGCGTGCGGCGCCTGTTCTGGTTTCCACTCGCTGATTGCCTCGGGGACGACATCGAAACAACTGAGATACGAAACCGATGCCAAACTGATTGGCTATGGTGCGATGTTGCTGGAAGCGATGGTGGCGATCGTGTCGCTCAGTTGTGTCATGATTCTCTCACGCGATGCGTCGCTGCTGAAAAATCCGCAGCCAAATCTGATCTACGCCCAGGGGATCGGGGCCCTGCTGGAACAATTTTCTGAATTCGTGCGGCGTACGGGTTGGTCCAGTTTCCATCTTTCCAGTCAATTAACCGTCTCGTTCGCCCTGATGGCGTTTACGACCTTCGTCTATGACACGCTGGATGTCTGTACTCGACTGGGGCGGTACATCATTCAGGAGCTGACTGGCTGGCACGATGCAAAGGGCCGCTGGTTGGGAACGCTTCTGACGGCAGGGGTCCCCGCCTTTTTCGTCATGCAGACCATCCACGGAATGGACGGTAAACCGGCTCCGCTGTGGCGCATCTTCTGGTCCTTGTTTGGAGCCAGTAACCAGTTGCTGGCGGCTCTGTCACTGCTCGGCGTGACCGTGTGGCTGTGGCGGACGCGGCGGGAGATCTGGGTGCTGTTTGCCGTCGGACTGCCAACCGTGTTCATGTATACGATGAGCATCTGGGCGCTGGGACGCATGATCTACGCATACGTGCGGCAACTCAGCGGTCCCCAGGCTCCTCAACAGACGACTTATATCCTGCTCGGTATTTCCACGCTGTTGCTCTTCCTGGCGCTGGCGATGCTCGTCGAAGCGATCATCGCCTTGACGCAAAGGGACAAGGGGCAGACGGATGAGCAGCGCGGCGTGCCTCTCGTGGACGATGTCAAAGCGTGGTCGGGCACGTAG
- a CDS encoding PIG-L deacetylase family protein, which translates to MAKLYSTFPPSRSGRLVMLLGTVLCFVSASFGGERGLPPEDGKLRIVVFGAHPDDAEFKAGGTAAKWAKSGHHVKLCSVTNGDIGHWQMAGGPLALRRAAESAAAAKKLGVTSQVLDIHDGELEPTLENRRLITRIIREWKADIVISHRPWDYHPDHRYVGILVQDAAFMVTVPFFCPDTPHLTKNPVFLYSSDGFQKPYPFRPDVAVAIDDVFSLKIDSLHELESQVYEGGASGSDEFVRSVPPANDVAGRKGWLKQRWHDRQTREADRYRDVLVQLYGEEKGKAVKYAETFELCEYGRKPTAAELKQLFPFFDE; encoded by the coding sequence ATGGCTAAGCTGTATTCCACGTTTCCTCCATCGCGCTCAGGTCGTCTCGTAATGCTGCTCGGGACTGTCCTTTGCTTCGTATCGGCATCATTCGGCGGCGAGCGTGGTTTGCCCCCCGAAGATGGCAAACTGCGGATCGTGGTCTTCGGTGCTCACCCGGATGATGCCGAGTTCAAGGCAGGGGGGACGGCGGCGAAGTGGGCTAAGTCAGGTCACCATGTGAAGCTCTGCTCTGTCACCAACGGAGACATCGGGCACTGGCAGATGGCCGGGGGGCCGCTGGCACTGCGCCGTGCTGCCGAGTCGGCGGCTGCTGCGAAGAAGCTTGGCGTCACTTCACAGGTTCTGGATATTCACGATGGAGAACTTGAGCCGACTCTTGAGAACCGCCGTCTGATCACCCGGATCATTCGCGAATGGAAGGCGGATATTGTCATTTCGCATCGGCCGTGGGACTACCACCCTGACCATCGTTATGTCGGGATTCTCGTTCAGGACGCCGCTTTCATGGTCACCGTTCCCTTTTTCTGCCCCGACACGCCCCATCTGACGAAGAACCCCGTTTTCCTTTATTCCAGTGACGGCTTTCAAAAGCCATACCCGTTTCGGCCCGACGTGGCGGTGGCCATCGACGATGTCTTCAGTCTGAAGATTGATTCGCTGCACGAACTGGAGTCACAGGTCTACGAAGGAGGAGCCAGCGGCAGTGACGAGTTTGTTCGGTCAGTTCCTCCTGCCAATGACGTTGCCGGCCGGAAAGGTTGGCTCAAACAACGCTGGCACGATCGCCAGACTCGAGAGGCCGATCGATACCGTGATGTGCTGGTTCAGCTTTACGGAGAAGAGAAGGGCAAGGCGGTCAAGTACGCCGAGACGTTTGAACTGTGTGAGTACGGGCGAAAACCGACTGCGGCGGAATTGAAGCAGTTGTTTCCGTTCTTTGATGAATAG
- a CDS encoding PSD1 and planctomycete cytochrome C domain-containing protein: MRYGLLVGLLAVVLPAAGVAGSEEIRDERALGEFFEKSIRPLFAKHCYDCHSVDTAADNGELALDGRVGLTAGGSRGPLFVPGKPEESLLVTALRYSDPQLRMPPEGKISNEEIDQVVKWIQMGAYVPDYGSAVAMKEKQIDWESARSFWAFQPLSRQTAPAIDSTIDLHQPIDAFIRSSLASQNLKPSPEADKRTLIRRLWFDLLGLPPTPEDVAEFVADDRVDAYERLVDRLLASPHFGERWARYWLDLARYTDVTPSWLKNADQAWLYRDWVVQALNADLPYDQFVKQQLAADLYEETPPEDYAALGLLGLSPTYWKELQLAPGVIEVIVADEWDERIDAVTRTFLGLTVACARCHDHKFDPISARDYYALAGVFASTQLTDRPLLPSPFAEQVIAARVKVGELEDRLKAVKDKESEEAKNLTAEIEAIRKSTPQFDARMAHTVEEASLYVMPDGPDRTKLDVRKGQPRDLPVFRRGNPGNPGEIVPRRFLEVLSPSTPTPFVKGSGRREFAEALFHESQALTARVITNRLWAHHFGRGIVKTPSDFGTQGERPSHPELLEWLATHLASDVTPPSSRNWSMKRLHRTMITSTTYRQASEARSNPQGAGAIAMSVQLDPENHFLARMSRRRLDIEPWRDEILAVADNLDNTLGGPAVELDLPTNRRRTLYGKIGRDEQHDMLRLYDFPPPTSHSPSRDATTTPLQQLFVLNSEFIEAQAVKLNAKLHEGHPAGTTRDRIIACYEQLFQRKPSDEEIRIGENFLRPAENSSVPESGRWPVYIQSLFGLNELMFID; the protein is encoded by the coding sequence ATGAGATACGGTTTACTCGTCGGTTTGTTAGCGGTCGTGCTTCCTGCAGCCGGTGTAGCAGGATCAGAAGAAATCCGTGACGAACGGGCGTTGGGTGAATTCTTCGAAAAGTCGATTCGCCCACTTTTCGCCAAGCACTGTTACGACTGCCACTCGGTCGACACGGCAGCCGACAATGGCGAGTTGGCGCTGGACGGGCGTGTCGGCCTGACGGCGGGGGGCTCACGAGGCCCGCTTTTCGTTCCGGGCAAACCAGAAGAGAGTCTGCTGGTAACTGCACTCCGCTATTCCGATCCCCAGCTGCGAATGCCGCCCGAAGGAAAAATTTCGAATGAAGAGATCGATCAGGTGGTCAAGTGGATCCAGATGGGGGCCTACGTCCCTGACTACGGTTCTGCGGTCGCCATGAAAGAGAAACAGATTGATTGGGAGTCCGCGCGCAGCTTCTGGGCATTCCAGCCATTGTCGCGGCAGACTGCTCCTGCAATCGATTCGACCATCGACCTGCACCAGCCGATTGATGCTTTCATCCGTTCCAGCCTGGCCTCGCAAAATCTGAAACCCAGCCCCGAAGCCGACAAACGGACCTTGATCCGCCGTCTCTGGTTCGATCTGCTCGGACTTCCCCCCACGCCGGAAGACGTTGCCGAGTTCGTTGCTGATGACCGTGTCGACGCGTACGAACGTCTCGTCGACCGCTTGCTGGCGTCACCTCACTTCGGAGAACGCTGGGCACGTTACTGGCTCGATCTGGCCCGTTATACGGATGTTACCCCCTCGTGGCTGAAGAATGCCGACCAGGCGTGGCTCTATCGCGACTGGGTCGTTCAGGCACTCAACGCGGATCTTCCCTACGATCAGTTCGTCAAGCAGCAACTCGCCGCGGACCTGTATGAAGAAACTCCTCCTGAAGACTATGCTGCACTCGGTCTGCTCGGACTCAGTCCGACCTACTGGAAAGAACTGCAACTCGCCCCGGGAGTCATCGAAGTCATTGTGGCCGACGAATGGGACGAGCGGATTGATGCCGTGACTCGTACATTCCTGGGCCTGACTGTGGCCTGTGCCCGTTGTCACGATCATAAATTCGACCCGATCTCAGCTCGCGACTACTACGCCCTTGCCGGTGTCTTCGCCAGCACGCAACTGACAGATCGCCCCTTGCTCCCTTCACCCTTTGCGGAACAGGTGATCGCCGCCCGTGTCAAAGTGGGTGAACTGGAAGATCGCTTGAAAGCCGTCAAAGATAAGGAATCAGAGGAAGCGAAAAATCTGACCGCCGAAATCGAAGCGATCAGAAAATCAACGCCCCAATTCGACGCCCGCATGGCGCATACGGTTGAAGAGGCCAGCCTGTATGTCATGCCCGACGGACCGGACCGAACGAAGCTGGATGTCCGGAAGGGACAACCTCGCGACCTGCCCGTATTCCGCCGGGGCAATCCCGGAAATCCCGGCGAGATCGTCCCCCGGCGCTTCCTGGAAGTCCTTTCCCCTTCCACCCCCACCCCATTCGTTAAAGGGAGCGGGCGACGTGAATTCGCCGAAGCATTGTTTCACGAATCACAGGCACTGACGGCTCGCGTCATCACAAACCGTCTCTGGGCACACCACTTCGGACGTGGGATCGTTAAGACCCCCAGCGACTTTGGTACGCAGGGAGAACGCCCTTCACACCCGGAACTTCTGGAATGGTTAGCAACTCATCTCGCCAGCGATGTCACTCCACCTTCTTCGCGTAACTGGTCGATGAAGCGTCTGCATCGAACGATGATCACCTCCACCACCTATCGCCAGGCCAGCGAAGCTCGGAGTAACCCCCAGGGGGCAGGGGCGATCGCGATGTCCGTCCAGCTTGACCCCGAGAACCACTTCCTGGCGAGAATGAGCCGTCGAAGGCTGGACATCGAACCGTGGCGAGACGAAATCCTTGCGGTTGCGGATAATCTCGACAATACCCTGGGAGGGCCTGCCGTCGAACTGGACCTTCCAACAAACCGCCGACGGACGCTCTATGGGAAAATCGGCCGGGATGAACAGCATGATATGCTGCGACTATACGACTTCCCCCCTCCGACCTCGCACAGTCCCTCGCGCGATGCCACGACGACCCCACTGCAGCAACTTTTCGTCCTGAACAGTGAATTCATCGAGGCGCAAGCGGTGAAGCTCAACGCGAAGCTGCACGAAGGTCACCCCGCAGGGACAACGCGAGACAGGATCATCGCCTGCTACGAACAACTGTTTCAGCGCAAACCGAGCGATGAAGAAATCCGCATCGGCGAGAACTTTCTTCGCCCGGCCGAGAATTCCTCCGTTCCGGAATCGGGACGTTGGCCAGTCTACATCCAGTCGCTGTTCGGTTTGAACGAGCTGATGTTCATCGACTGA
- a CDS encoding DUF1501 domain-containing protein codes for MSTTENSTDVDGVSRRDFLRAGGLGVVGLSGASLAASFTAASNRRAILIMMTGGVSQLETFDPKPEAPASIRGPFKSIETAVPGLRFSESLPGLAQRANRLTVIRSLTHDAAPIHETGMQILQTGRLSMNGLVFPHWGSLVASRNPGRNGVSTNVILPGLISETGVSAYRGQQSGILGTEWEPDLVTSDPADEPESIRRMYGNSEFGNLLLKARQQIEQGTRCVTVNLFDSLKDRITWDCHGDKSCSPATLFDYQAKLCPEFDQAMSGLLDDLAQRGLLDDTLVIATGEFGRTPYVNENMGRDHWTGCWSGIVAGGKISGGKVIGSSNASAAEPTERPVDPGELTATLLQWCGVDGMSHHFETGGQELHLVPHAPLNDLWN; via the coding sequence ATGTCAACGACCGAAAACAGCACCGACGTCGACGGTGTTTCGCGTCGTGATTTCCTGCGCGCAGGAGGATTGGGTGTGGTCGGGCTCTCAGGCGCTTCACTGGCCGCCTCTTTCACCGCCGCTTCCAACCGCCGGGCCATCCTGATCATGATGACCGGTGGAGTCAGCCAACTCGAGACATTCGATCCCAAGCCCGAAGCCCCTGCCTCCATCCGTGGGCCGTTTAAATCAATCGAAACAGCAGTACCGGGTCTTCGTTTTAGTGAATCCCTGCCCGGATTGGCCCAGCGTGCCAACCGCCTGACGGTCATTCGATCACTGACTCACGACGCCGCCCCCATTCACGAAACCGGGATGCAGATTCTGCAGACGGGTCGCCTGTCGATGAACGGCCTCGTGTTTCCTCACTGGGGAAGTCTGGTCGCAAGTCGAAATCCCGGTCGTAACGGTGTTTCAACGAACGTCATCCTGCCGGGCCTGATCTCCGAAACGGGTGTGTCGGCTTACCGGGGCCAGCAGTCAGGAATCCTGGGGACGGAATGGGAACCAGACCTCGTCACTAGTGACCCGGCCGACGAACCCGAGTCGATCCGCCGGATGTACGGCAATTCCGAGTTCGGCAATCTGCTGCTGAAAGCCCGGCAGCAGATTGAACAGGGAACCCGCTGCGTCACCGTGAATCTGTTTGATTCGCTCAAAGACCGAATCACATGGGACTGCCATGGTGACAAAAGCTGCAGCCCGGCAACGCTGTTCGACTATCAGGCGAAACTTTGTCCCGAGTTCGATCAGGCGATGTCAGGCCTGCTGGACGACCTGGCGCAGCGAGGTCTCCTGGATGACACCCTCGTCATCGCCACGGGTGAGTTCGGTCGAACGCCTTACGTGAACGAAAACATGGGTCGCGATCACTGGACCGGTTGCTGGTCGGGAATCGTGGCTGGTGGAAAGATCTCTGGCGGAAAAGTAATCGGCAGCAGCAATGCATCTGCTGCAGAACCGACCGAACGTCCCGTCGACCCCGGTGAGTTAACGGCCACGCTGCTGCAATGGTGCGGAGTCGACGGAATGTCCCATCACTTCGAGACGGGTGGCCAGGAACTGCATCTGGTTCCCCACGCCCCCCTGAATGACCTTTGGAACTAA
- a CDS encoding phospho-sugar mutase, whose protein sequence is MSIDVNRRCEAARQVVKAAVQSEKLTSATGQNLDRWLTESYYSEYRSQLLELVEREAFDVLNNLFWERIPFGTGGRRGPMSEFGSATINARTIAESANGLAVYVKKSARPEGQGAPGDVPLRAVIARDTRHRSTEFARLTASILAAHGIQVYFFPEPRATPELSFAVRHLKCDTGVMISASHNPPADNGFKAYWSTGGQVLPPHDKGIINCVDATEEIPSIDFDTAVKEGKIVILSPQSGLDVDRDYINAVCALSLSQARQIRILYSPMHGVGESSIYRSLIQAGFTNIELYEPQRAQDGSFPNVPDHLPNPERSQALQPAIDYAKQHGHALVMASDPDADRLAVAVRTAGDQFVCLTGNQLGALLADFVLSKRAANGTLSPKHYLVETLVTTPMLATIGESYGVRVFRDLLVGFKHIAATIDENGPAEFVFAAEESVGYLAGEYCRDKDACVAALFGAELASELEAAGKTLVERLDELYQKHGYFHETQFVQVCPGAEGSDQIARMMQALREQTPATLGQLEFQSVRDYKRHVIKSLPANTLLSELPQPSGDLLILEGKLGHCQVSLAGRPSGTEPKIKFYLFANTPADMPLVEAKSTAQQALAQLQAALQEWLVSNS, encoded by the coding sequence ATGTCAATTGACGTGAATCGCCGATGTGAGGCTGCCCGACAGGTGGTCAAAGCTGCAGTTCAAAGTGAAAAACTCACCTCTGCAACCGGGCAAAATCTCGATCGCTGGTTGACGGAATCTTACTATTCGGAATATCGAAGTCAGCTGCTCGAACTCGTCGAGCGTGAAGCATTCGACGTTCTCAATAACCTGTTCTGGGAGCGGATTCCGTTTGGCACGGGGGGACGTCGCGGTCCCATGAGCGAATTTGGATCGGCTACGATCAACGCTCGCACCATTGCCGAGTCTGCGAACGGACTGGCCGTCTATGTCAAGAAGAGCGCTCGACCTGAAGGGCAGGGCGCCCCCGGCGATGTTCCGCTGCGGGCCGTGATTGCTCGCGACACACGGCATCGGTCGACCGAGTTCGCACGGCTGACTGCCTCGATTCTTGCCGCGCATGGCATTCAGGTTTACTTCTTCCCGGAACCACGAGCCACACCTGAGCTGTCGTTTGCTGTGCGGCATCTGAAATGTGATACGGGAGTCATGATTTCGGCTTCCCACAATCCCCCTGCCGACAATGGCTTTAAAGCGTACTGGAGCACTGGAGGTCAGGTGCTTCCTCCCCACGATAAGGGGATCATCAATTGTGTCGATGCGACAGAAGAGATCCCTTCGATCGACTTTGATACGGCTGTGAAGGAAGGGAAGATTGTCATCCTTTCTCCTCAAAGTGGTCTCGATGTCGATCGGGACTACATCAACGCCGTGTGTGCGCTGAGTCTGTCGCAGGCGCGGCAGATTCGCATTCTGTATTCACCGATGCACGGTGTTGGCGAGTCATCGATCTACCGGTCGTTGATTCAGGCCGGTTTTACGAACATCGAACTGTACGAACCGCAGCGGGCACAGGACGGCAGTTTTCCTAACGTCCCCGACCATTTACCGAACCCAGAGCGTTCCCAGGCGCTTCAGCCCGCGATCGACTATGCAAAACAGCATGGGCATGCGCTGGTGATGGCGTCAGATCCTGACGCGGACCGCCTGGCTGTCGCCGTACGGACTGCGGGAGATCAGTTCGTCTGTCTCACCGGAAACCAACTGGGAGCCTTGCTCGCCGACTTTGTTCTGAGTAAGCGAGCAGCCAATGGAACATTGTCACCGAAGCATTATCTGGTTGAAACGCTGGTGACGACGCCGATGCTGGCGACGATTGGGGAATCCTACGGAGTTCGCGTCTTTCGCGATTTGCTCGTGGGCTTCAAGCACATTGCTGCCACGATCGATGAGAACGGGCCGGCTGAGTTCGTGTTTGCGGCCGAGGAATCCGTCGGCTATCTGGCCGGCGAGTACTGTCGTGATAAGGACGCCTGTGTCGCTGCGTTGTTCGGCGCGGAACTGGCAAGTGAACTCGAGGCGGCTGGTAAAACTCTGGTTGAGCGACTCGACGAACTGTACCAGAAGCATGGGTACTTCCATGAAACTCAGTTCGTTCAGGTCTGTCCCGGTGCCGAAGGGAGTGATCAGATCGCGCGGATGATGCAGGCGCTGCGGGAGCAGACACCCGCGACTCTGGGGCAGCTCGAGTTTCAATCGGTGCGCGACTACAAGCGACACGTGATCAAATCACTTCCCGCGAACACCCTCCTTTCCGAGTTGCCGCAGCCTTCGGGAGACTTACTGATTCTCGAAGGGAAGCTCGGTCACTGTCAGGTCTCGCTGGCGGGGCGACCTTCCGGGACAGAACCCAAGATCAAGTTCTATCTGTTCGCGAATACACCCGCCGACATGCCGCTGGTCGAAGCAAAGTCGACGGCTCAGCAGGCACTTGCGCAATTGCAGGCCGCTCTGCAGGAATGGCTCGTGTCGAACTCGTAG
- a CDS encoding SDR family oxidoreductase, translating into MILDLFKLDGRVALVTGASRGLGQAMALGLAEAGADIVGVSRSGELPETEKLVRDAGRQFWSFPADLGQPADRVGLIDRIIEKTGRLDILVNNAGNSHRHPPEEYPLSEWHQLLEVHLHASFDLAQQASKPMLARGRGKIINIGSVMTFQGGLNIPAYAAAKHALAGLTKSLANSWSRQGINVNCICPGYFETTLSHVLQDDPIRGPQILDRIPAGRWGQPDELAGLCVFLASDASNYMHGSTVAIDGGWLSR; encoded by the coding sequence ATGATCCTCGATTTATTCAAACTGGATGGGCGAGTCGCACTGGTCACGGGAGCCAGCAGGGGGCTGGGACAGGCGATGGCGCTGGGGCTTGCAGAAGCGGGGGCCGACATCGTCGGAGTTAGCCGATCCGGTGAACTGCCCGAGACAGAAAAGCTGGTTCGCGATGCGGGGCGACAGTTCTGGTCATTTCCCGCGGATCTTGGGCAGCCTGCCGATCGAGTGGGGCTGATTGACCGAATCATCGAAAAAACGGGACGACTCGATATTCTCGTCAATAACGCTGGAAACTCACACCGACATCCCCCCGAAGAGTATCCTCTTTCCGAATGGCACCAGCTTCTGGAAGTGCATCTTCATGCCTCATTTGATCTGGCGCAGCAAGCGTCCAAACCGATGCTGGCCCGGGGCCGGGGAAAGATCATCAACATCGGCTCTGTCATGACTTTTCAGGGAGGCCTGAACATTCCAGCCTATGCCGCGGCAAAGCATGCTCTGGCCGGGCTGACCAAGTCTCTGGCCAACTCGTGGTCGCGGCAGGGGATTAACGTCAATTGCATCTGTCCCGGATACTTTGAGACGACGCTCTCTCACGTCCTGCAGGACGATCCGATTCGCGGCCCGCAAATTCTTGACCGTATTCCGGCAGGGCGGTGGGGGCAGCCCGATGAACTGGCAGGGCTCTGTGTGTTTCTCGCATCCGACGCCTCGAACTACATGCACGGAAGCACCGTCGCCATCGACGGTGGCTGGCTTTCGCGTTGA
- a CDS encoding Nif3-like dinuclear metal center hexameric protein: MTTVHDVCKVLKQIAPLSLAEEWDNVGLLLGDESQPVSRAITCLTLTHDVADEAVSAGAQLVVTHHPIMFKPVKQITMARPEGRLLLTLLQNGIAVYSPHTAWDNATTGINQQLAELLELTQIAPLRPRTGPEQVKVVTFVPPSDVEPVRQALWNAGAGVIGNYQQCSFNLQGTGTFFGLDSTNPAIGKSGQLEQVEETRVEVVCRANELDRVLAALRKAHPYEEPAVDVFPLKPVPDGTGAGRYGTFPEPVTLGQLTRLIAQQLKQPEIQFVGDPGMQITRLGIACGAAGEFLRDAHRVGCQAFLTGEARFHSCLEARDLGVGMILPGHYATERFSMEALAKRLKDHFPEMKVDPSQVECDPIRTSLHVASEVGE, from the coding sequence ATGACGACTGTTCACGATGTCTGCAAAGTGTTGAAGCAGATCGCGCCCCTGTCATTGGCGGAAGAGTGGGACAATGTCGGGCTGCTGCTTGGTGATGAGTCTCAACCCGTCAGCCGTGCGATCACCTGTTTGACACTCACCCATGATGTCGCGGACGAGGCGGTCAGTGCGGGGGCTCAACTGGTGGTGACGCATCATCCCATCATGTTCAAGCCGGTGAAGCAAATCACGATGGCCAGGCCCGAGGGACGGTTGCTGCTGACGCTGCTGCAGAATGGGATCGCCGTCTATTCACCCCACACCGCCTGGGATAATGCGACGACCGGTATCAATCAGCAGCTCGCCGAGTTACTGGAACTGACTCAGATTGCACCGCTGCGTCCCCGTACCGGACCTGAACAGGTCAAGGTCGTGACGTTCGTGCCCCCTTCGGATGTCGAACCAGTCCGTCAGGCGCTGTGGAACGCCGGGGCGGGTGTGATTGGGAACTACCAGCAGTGCAGTTTTAATCTGCAGGGGACCGGGACATTTTTTGGGCTGGATTCAACCAATCCTGCCATAGGGAAATCGGGTCAGCTGGAACAGGTCGAAGAAACCCGTGTCGAGGTTGTCTGTCGCGCGAATGAATTGGACAGGGTCTTGGCCGCCTTGCGAAAAGCTCATCCGTATGAAGAGCCGGCTGTGGATGTCTTTCCGCTCAAACCGGTTCCTGATGGAACGGGGGCGGGGCGGTATGGAACCTTCCCAGAACCCGTCACACTGGGACAGTTGACGCGTCTTATCGCGCAGCAACTGAAGCAGCCAGAGATTCAGTTCGTGGGCGATCCCGGAATGCAGATCACCCGTCTGGGAATTGCTTGTGGTGCTGCGGGCGAATTCCTGCGGGACGCTCACCGAGTCGGATGCCAGGCGTTTCTCACCGGGGAAGCCCGCTTCCATTCGTGCCTGGAGGCGCGTGATCTGGGAGTCGGGATGATTCTGCCCGGACACTATGCGACAGAACGCTTTTCGATGGAAGCACTTGCGAAACGGCTGAAAGATCATTTTCCAGAAATGAAGGTCGATCCGAGTCAGGTCGAGTGCGATCCCATCCGCACTTCTCTGCACGTCGCGAGTGAAGTCGGGGAGTGA